The Nitrospira sp. genomic sequence CCGGTTGCCTCCACCGCCACCGCCACCGCGGTTGCCCCCGCCACCACCGAATCCGCCACGGCCGCCGCCGCCACCACCGGTACGAGGCTCCTGCGGACGGGCTTCGTTCACCGTCAGAGTGCGGCCGCCCATCGGCTGCCCATTCAGGGCTGCGATGGCCTTCTGAGCCTCATCATCTGAGGACATTTCGACGAAGCCGAAGCCCCGCGACTGCCCCGTGAACTTGTCCGTGATCACCCGCGCAG encodes the following:
- a CDS encoding RNA-binding protein, with the protein product MGSKIYVGGLPYSATEQQLSELFAQHGTVASARVITDKFTGQSRGFGFVEMSSDDEAQKAIAALNGQPMGGRTLTVNEARPQEPRTGGGGGGRGGFGGGGGNRGGGGGGGNRGRW